One Streptomyces dangxiongensis genomic window, CCGGCCTGCCACCGGAGGAAGCCCGTCGGCGGGTCGGGCGGATCGCCCTCGACGCGGCCGATCCGGAGGCCGAGCGGGCCCTGGTCGCGGTGCGACGTCGGCTCGTCGGCACGGACGCCTGGCCGACTGAGCCTCGCCTTCTCATCCCTGCCGTGGAGGCGGGAAGCGGCGAGCCGGTGGTCTGGGATCGCGACAGTGGCGTTCCACTGGCGGCTGCTGTCGCGGCCTCCAGCTCGTTCCCGGGCGCAGCGCCTCCCGTCTCGATCGGCGGACGCCACTACATCGACGGCGCGCTGCGGGCAGGCACCAACGTGGACCTCGCGGCCGGTGCACGTACGTTGGTCGTCGTGGAGCCGATGGCGCGTCAGGCTCCCGTGCAGGAAGCGTTGGCCGCGCTGGGCGCGGAGACGGTGGTGTCGCTGTTCCCGGACGAGGCATCGGCGGCGACGCTCGGCACGGACCCGTCGGACCCGTCGGCGTGGGTGCCTGCGTTCCGGGCGGGGCGGCTGCAGGCCGCTGCCGCGCGGAAGCAGCTAGCCGACTCCTGGGCGCCGGCGAGAGGCGAAAGCTTGGCATGAACGCCTCCCCAGGCACGTGCCCGAGGGCACATCCAGGGCACACGAGCCCGGGAAGCGGTGTTGACCCGTGAGAACTACCGAGAGGTGTTCCGCAGGTCAACACGCGTTTGACCAAGAAATCCCAGCTCAGCCCCGCACCCCTCCCATTCCCTGCACGAGTGGCAGGACTTCAGCCACCGGCTGCATGAGGCAGGACATCAGCCTTATTGGTGAGTTCCAGCGAGCCCTGACCGAGCCCCCGCCGACCGGCCAGCCCTCAGATACGGGACGAGGGAGGGCTTACCCTCCTCGACAGCGGCCGCGTCCACGATCACGCCCGGTGTCGGCAGACCCGTCCGCAGGAAACGGCCGCGCACCCGATGCTCGTAGTTCGAGGTCACCAGCGAGCCACCCGGTAGACCTCGTCCGCATCCAGCCCGTACCGCTCCGCCCAGGTTGCCCAGACCCTGCGCTGGTTCACCGGTCACGCGTTGATCATGTCAGGCAGCGAACAGGCACTCACGGGACAGCCCTTGGCTGGCCGTGAGTCGAGGTTCCGGCAGGTAGCGGGCCGGGGCCCCGGCGGGTGGGGACAGTACGGGGCGGATCACCCGGTCGCGTGGGCGACCGTGATGTGGCGGTTCGGGCCCGGGGCCTGAAGTTCGTCGAGCACGGCCACCGCCAGGTCCTCCGCGCTGATCCAGGAACGGCCGTCCGCGTCGGTGAGCAGGGTGTCGGTGCCGCGGCGGTAGCGGCCGGTCCGGGAGCCGGGTTCGAGGAGGGCCGGCGGGCTCAGGTAGACCCAGTCGGCGGTGGCGTGGGCCTGGCAGGTCCTGAGCTGGGCTACGCCGGCCGCGGCGGTCGTCGTCACCTCCGGGGGCACGTACGCCGGGTTGTCGGCCACGAGCAGGCCGGGGTCGCCGGGGCTGCGCAGGGCACCGGCGCCGCCGGTGACCAGGACGCGGATGCCCAGGCGCGCGGCCCTCGTCCAGCACCGTACGGGTGGCGTCCACCAGGAAGTCCCGGTCGGCGGGGAACGTCCGTACCGCCAGGACGACCGCCTCCGCCCCCGAGTCCGCCAGGGCCCGGCGTACGGCGTCCGGATCGCTCACGTCCACCGCGACCGAGGGCACGGCCGGGTCCTCGCCCGTCGGCTTGCGGGACAGGGCGAGCACCCGGTGTCCGCGCGTCCGGGCCTCGTTCACCACCCGGCTGCCGACCATTCCGGTGGCGCCGAGTACCGCGATCGTCTTGTGCGTCCTCATCGGGTCCGTCCCCCTGGTTGTCGGGTCGTGAGAAGTCGTCCTGCCGTCCCTGTCGTGTGGTCGCGGCGGGAGGCACGGGTGAAGTCTCCGTTCCGTCGCGCATGCAGGCAACGCATGGTTGTGATCGCAAGGATGAGCCTCGACCATAGGTCGATGGATCTTCAACAGCTGCGGTATGCCGTCGCCCTCGCCGAGACCCGTCACTTCACCCGCGCCGCCGAGCGCTGCGGTGTGGTGCAGTCGTCTCTCAGCCATGGGATCGCTGCCCTGGAGCGGGAGTTGGAGGTGACGCTGTTCGCGCGGTCCAGCCGGCGGGTCGAACCGACCGGTGCCGGGGAGGCGTTCGTGGTCCGGGCGCGCGCGTGCCTGGCTGCCGCCGACCTCGCGGTGGCCGACGCCGTCGCGGCGACCGGGGTGCTGCGGGGGCGGCTCGCCGTCGGGGTGATCGTGACCACCGCCGCCGTCGACGTACCGGAGCTGCTCCAGCGTTACCGCGGCCGGCATCCTCAGGTGCGCGTCGCCCTTCGGTCCGGGCGCAGCGACGAGCTGGTGGCGGCGGTCCGCGACGGTGAACTGGACGTCGCCTTCCTCGGGTTGCCGGAGGGGGAGCTGCCCGCCGGTGTGGAGTACGTCGCCCTCGATCACGACGCGCATGTGCTGGTGGTGCCGTCCGCGCACCGGCTGGCCGGCGCTTCACGGGTGACGCTGCGGGAGATCGCCGGGGAGACGTTCGTGGACTTCGTGGCCGGGACGCCCCGGACGGGCCCAGTCGGACCAGGCGTTCACCGCGGCCGGGCTGGTCCGCGACGTCGCGTACGAGGTCGGTGTCGTGGAGCTGATCACCCGGCTGGTCGCGCGGGGGCTCGGGGCCGCGCTGCTGCCGTCGGCGTTCGTCCGGCCGGTGGCCGCCGCCGATCCGGGGCTGGCGCTGGTCCCGGTGGCCGACGGGCCGCGGCGCGTGGAGCACCTGGCGTGGAGCCGCTTCAATCCCAGCCCGGCCGCCCTGGCGATGCTCGATGTCCTCGGGGTACGGCGGCCGGCGTGACCGTGGCGGTCAGGCGGGGGTGGGTGGGGGTGGGCCTCGGGCACGTGGTCGTGCTCGCCAGCAGGCGCAGGGCCGCGTCGGACGGGGTGCCCGGTTCGGCCGTGTACGTGATGAGGCGCTGGCCCGCCGGACCGGGCAGGCACAGGTTCTCGAAGCTCAGGCGCAGCGCGCCGACCGCCGGGTGGTGCAGGGACTTGCCGCCCGAGGCGCAGGTACGGACCGGATGCCGGGCCCACAGGGCGGTGAACTCGTCGCTTGTGGATGGAGAGCCCGCCGATCAGCTCGGCCAGGGCGCGGTCGTCGGGGTGCCGGCCCGCGACCAGGCGCAGGGAGGCGACCGCGAGGTGGGCCTCCTCCTTCCGGTCGGCGTACAGGTTCCGGTACCGCTCGTCCAGGAACAGCATCCGTACCAGGTTGGGCCGGTCCGCCGGAGCGTCCGGGGCCTCGCGGGGCAGGTGGGCGGCGAGCAGCGCGTGGCCGAGCGGGTTCCAGGCGAGGACGTCGCCGCGCCGGTCGAGGATGAGCGCGGGTACGTCCGTCATGGCGGCGAGCAACTGACGGGCCGACGGGGTCGCGTGCTCGGCGCGGGGCCCGCCGGTGCGGCGCCCGGTGGCCGGGCGGGCCAGGTCCTTCAGGTGGGCGGTCTCGTCGTCGGTGAGCCGCAGGGTGCGGGCGACCGCCTCCAGCACGGAGTCGGAGACGCCGGCCGCGCGGCCCTGTTCGAGGCGGGTGTAGTGGGTGATGCTGACGCCCGCCAGCAGGGCCAGTTCCTCGCGGCGCAGTCCGGCGACCCGGCGGCGGCCCGGCGCGGTCGCGATGCCGACGTCCTCCGGCCGCAGCGCGCCACGGCGGGATTTGAGGAAGTCTCCCAGCTCGGACAGGGCGTCCATGCGTGCCTCCGGGGGGGGTCGGGCGGTCGTGGTCCATCCTGCCCGCCGGGCCACGGGAACGGGGTGCCCGTGGGTGGTCCTGTGATGACCAGCCTCGCGGCGGGTGGTCAGGAGGCGGGGCTGGCTGGGCCGGCCGGGGCGGACGAGCGTCGTACCGCGCAACTCCGCCGCACAGAGGGGATCTCCTCGTCATGTCCGTCGCAGTCACACCGTCCGCCGGTACGCCCACGGCCCTCACCCCACGGCTCCGCCTGGTGCTCGTGCTGCTGCTCGCGGCCCAGTTCATGCTGGCCGTCGACTTCTCCATCCTGAACGTGGCTCTGCCGGTGATCGGCGCCGGCCTGGGCTTCCCCCTGGCCCACCTCCAGTGGATCGGCACGTCGTTCGCCCTGTGCGCCGCCGGGTTCACCCTGTTGTTCGGCCGGGTCGCCGACCTCTTCGGCCGCCGCAGGATCTTCCTGGGCGGTCTCGTCGTCCTCGCCGCGGCCTCGCTGGCGGGCGGGCTGGCGCAGAGCCCCGGGATGCTGATCGCGGCCCGGGTGTGCCAGGGGCTGGCCACCGCCGCGGTGACTCCGGCGGGTCTGTCGCTGCTGACGACGTCGTTCCCGCAGGGCCCGCTGCGGGAGAAGGCGCTCGGCCTCAACGGGGCGCTGATGTCGGCCGGTTTCACCACCGGGGCGATCCTCGGCGGCCTGCTGACGGACCTGCTGTCCTGGCGCTGGTCCTTCTTCGTCAACGTGCCGGTCGCGCTCGCCGTCCTCCTCGTCGCGCCCGCGGTCATCGCCGAGTCACGGCCCGAGGAGCGCCCGAAGCTGGACGTGCCGGGTGCCGTGACGGTCACGTTCGGGCTGCTCGCCGTCGTCCTCGGTCTGACGCAGGCCGGCGAACACGGCTGGGGCGCACCGGCCACGCTGGTCCCGCTGGCGGCCGGGGCCGTCCTGCTGCCGGCATTCCTGGCCGTCGAACGCCGGGTGCCCGCGCCCCTGGTGCCGTTGGACGTGCTCGGGAAGCGGTCGGTGGCGTGGGGCAACGTCGTCGGGCTGGTCGCGTTCCTGACCGAGACGTCGCTGGTGTTCCTGCTGACCCTCTACCTCCAGGAGGTGCTGGGCTTCTCCCCGTCGGCAGCCGGGCTGTCGTTCGGCGTGCTGGGCGCGGGGACCGTCGTCGGCGGGTCCGTCGCCCCCCGGCTGATCGGCCGGTTCGGCGCCCCGCGCGCGATCCTGGCCGGCGGTCTCGTGCAGGCCCTGTTCACGGCGGCCCTGCTCGGGCTCGGCACCGGCCGCTCCTCGCTCTGGCTGCTCCTGGCGGCGACCTTCGCGGGCGGGGTGGGCAACATGCTGGTCATCGTGGGCTTCATGGTCACCGCCACGTCCGGACTGGCCGACCACGAACAGGGACTGGCCACGGGTCTGACGACGATGACCCAGCAGATCGGCATCACGATGGGCACCCCGGTGATGAGCGCCGTGGCCACCGCCGCGGTGTCGGGTACGGGCGCGGTGGCGGTCCTCGGCGGCCTCCGGACCGCGATCGCGGTGAACGCTGCCGTCGTCCTCCTCGGCACGCTCACCGGCGGGCTCTTCCTGCGGCGCGGGACGCGGTGACCTCCCGGTCAGGCCGGCTGGAGCACGTCCGCCAGCCCCGCCTCCTCGAACGCCCGCACCACGTCCTCCCGGCCCTCGGTGAAGTGCGCCCAGCTATCGCAGTGGGCCGCGACCACCCGGCGGGCCCGGAGGAGCTGGGCTGCGGTCGCGGTGCCCTTGCCGTCGAGGACGAGGAGGGCGTTGTCCAGGACGGGCAGGCGGGGCGCGCCGGCGAAGAGGACGGCGGTGTCGACGGGGCCGTACCGGACGGCGATCTCCTTGACCAGGTCGAGGGAGGCGTTGTCACCGCTGACGTAGACGGTGGGCAGGTCGGCGGCGGTGAGCAGGAAGCCGGTGACCTCGCCGACGATCGGCTCGGAGCCCTCGGGGCCGTGCAGGGCGGGCGCCGCGGTGACGGTGAGCGCGCCGCCGTCGGGGCGGGGCAGCTCGACGGACTGCCAGGGGGTGAGCGGTTCGGTACGGCCGCCCAGCCGGCCGGCCGCGGCGGGGGTGGTGAACGTGCGGGGCACGGCGGCGAGCAGGGCCCGGCCGGAGTGGTCGAGGTTGTCGGCGTGCTGGTCGTGGGAGAGCAGGACGATGTCGACGGGGCCCAGTTCGGCGAGGGGGGTGCGGGGCGGGGCGGTCTTGGTGAGGACCCGGCCGCTGGGCGCCGGGTAGTCGCCGGGGTCGTCGAAGGTCGGGTCGGTGAGGAAGCGCAGACCGCCGTACCCGATGAGAACAGTGGGGCCGCCGAGGACCTGGACGGGAATCCGCATGCCATTCACCTCATGGATAGAAAGGATGTCATCCGTGAGAGACGCTAGCCCTTTCTCATGGATGGACGCAAGCTCTACCATGAGGTACGTGAGTGAGCGCGACGAAGCAGCGGAGACAGCCGAAACGGTCGAGACCGCCGATACGGCCGGGGCACCAAGGGGACCAGGGGCACCCGGGACTTCGGAGGGTGAGGCCGCAGCGGGGCCGGAGGGCGACCGGGGCCGGCCGCCGCTGCCCCCCGCGCCCGGCGCCGCGCACCACCCCGCGCTCGACCTCGCCAACACCGAGGTCGCCCTGCCCGGCGGACAGTCGGTGGACTTCCTCGCCACGCCCGCCGCCGCCCGGCGCTGGCTGGTGGACCGCGACCTCGCCCCCGCCGACGCCGACCTGCGCGAGACCTGCGCGAGCCGGCTGCGTGCCCTGCGCGCACAGATCCGGGCGCTGCTCACCGCCCATGCCGCCGACGCTCCCGCCCCCCGGGCCGCCCTGGACGCCCTCAACGAAGCGCTCACCCGCGCCCCGGCCGCGTCCCTGCTGCACTGGTCCCCGGAGCGGGGCCTGTACCGGGTGGCCGCCCATCCCACCACGCAGATCGTGGAGCACGCCCTGGCCGCGCTCGCCGCCGACGCCGCCGACCTGCTCACCGGCCCCGACGCCGAGCGCCTGACCGCGTGCGGCTCCGCCCCCTGCGACCGCTACCTGCTCCGCCACGGGCGCCGCCACTGGTGCTCCACCCGCTGCGGCGACCGCGCCCGCGCGGCCCGCGCCTACGCCCGCCGCACCGCCGGCAGCAATACCCACACGGCCCGCACCACGCAGGCATGACCACCGAGCCGTACGGGGACGGTCAGCAGTACGGCGGCGGCCGGAGGGACGGTCAGCAGTACGGCGGCTGGTTCGTCAGCGACGCCGCGACCCGCATCCACACCCCGAACTGCCGGTACAGCGCGGGCAACCGGTCCGTCGCGCGGACCGTCCGCGCGTCGTCGGCCGTCACGCCGGGGATGCCGAGCAGGGTGGCGGCGACCGAGGCGGACTGCCAGCGGACGGTGAGCGTGACCTCGGCGGTGGACGGCTCGGGGCGGGGCGGAGCGGCGGTCAGGGCCCGCGCGACCGTCTCCTCGATGGCCTTGCGTGCCTCCGCCTCCGGCCGCAGCTCGGCCGCGAACCGGTCCCGGGCGTACTTCACGGGCACGGTGGCGACCGACGCGTCCCACTCCGTCATCTCCGCGCACGCCGCGTCGTCCCCCGTGAGGGCCACCACGGGCACCCCGAGGGCCGCCGCCGTGGCGTGGGCGAGGCCGATCTCGCCGACCGGGCGGCCGTCCAGCCACATGTCCTCGATCTCGTGCCCCATGAAGCTGTGGCTGAGCACGCCCGGTGCGCCGGCCCGGGAGTGGTAGCCGACGCACAGCGCGGCGTCGTACTCCCCGGTCAGGCCCTCCAGCATGCCGAGCCGCTTGGGCCTGCCGCGCACCAGGCGGACCGCCGGGTGCAGGGCCTCGGGGAGCAGGTTGCGCATCGGTCCGTGGGCGTCGTTGACGAGGATGCCGGCGGCGCCGGCTGCCAGCGCGCCCCGTACGGCGGCGTTCACGTCCTCGGCCATCATGGAGCGGCCCCGCTCGTAGTCCCGGCCGCCCGGCTGGACGTCGTCGGCGTCGACGAGCCCGGTGATGCCTTCCATGTCCGCGCTCAGGTAGATCAGCACGGCGTCGACCCTAACCGACCCTACGTATTGTAGTTTCCCAACCGCCAGCGGCCACCGGGCTGTTCACACGACTGTTCAACGGGGGATCCATGCAGGACATCACGGAAGCGGAGCCCGCCGGGAAGGTCTGTGCGCGCAGTCTCGCGCCGACGCTGACCGTCCTCCTCGTCAGCCTCGCGATCGCCGCCGTCGGCGTGTACGAGCTGTGCGGCTTCGGCCTGCACAGCCTGGACCGGCGCCCGCACCTGTTCAGCGACGGCCTGGCGACCGGCGGGGTGATCGTCGCCACGGTGGCCGCCGGGGCGGCGGTGGGCAACCTGGCCTGGCTGCTGACGGCGGCCCGGCGCGACGGCGGCGATGACGGCTGACTGCGGTCCGCGCGTCGGATCCCGTCAACCCCACGTCAACCCCCGCCGCCCCCGCCACCCCCGCTCCGCGTGAGCCCGCCACCGGCCGTGAAGCCGATGACGGCGCCGCCGCCCTCCCGACGGAAGGCGAACGGCGCTCCGCCGTGTGCCGTCGCGACCTCGCGCACGATGGACAGGCCGAGGCCCGAGCCCGGCAGGGAGCGCGCGTCGGCGGCGCGGTAGAAGCGGTCGAAGATGCGGACGAGGTCGCCCTCGGCGATCCCCGGCCCCCGGTCCCGCACCTCCACCCGGACCGCGCCCGGCCGTGCCGGCCCGGTGACGGCGACCTCGATCGGCGCCCTGCCGTCCCGGTCGAACTTGGCGGCGTTCTCGACCAGGTTGGAGATGGCCCGCTGGAGCATCCCGGGCCGGCCGTCGGTCGTCGTGTCACCGCTCGTGCGCAGCACGATGTCCCGGCCGGTACGGCGCCGGGCCAGCCCGACCACGTCCTCGGCCAGGTCGGCGAGGTCCACCCGCTGGGGCGGCTCGCCGTCGGACTGCCCGGCGGCGAGGTCGACCAGCTCGTTGACGAGGTCGGTGAGTTCGCGGGCCTCCTGGCCGAGGTCGGCGACCAGCTCCTCCCGGGCGTCGGGCGGCAGCTCGTCGATCCGCCGCAGCAGTGAGATGTTCGTCCGCAGCGAGGTGAGAGGGGTGCGCAGCTCGTGCCCGGCGTCCTGCACCAGGCGCCGCTGGTCCTCCTCGGACTGGGCGAGCCGCCCCAGCATCCGGTCGAAGGCGCGGCCGAGCCGTCCCACCTCGTCCAGGCCGGCCACCGGCACCTGGATGCCGAGCTGGCGGGTGCGGGCCACGTCCTCCGCGGCCGAGGTGAGGATCACCAGGCGCCGGGTGATGCGCCGGGCCAGCCACCAGCCGAACAGCCCGGCCGCCACCACGACCGCCGCCATCAGGATCAGCGTGCGCTGCTGCAACGCCCGCAGCAGGTCCTCGGTGTCGCTGAACTCCTGCGCGACCTGGACCGCGCCCCGCCCGTCACCGAGCGAGACGGTGGCGATGCGGAACAGGTCCTCGTCGACCCGTACGTCCTTGTGCTGGACCACCCTCCCGGCCGTCCGCGCGAGGGCCATGGCCCGGTCCCGGGAGGTGACCGGCAGCACCGGGTTGCCGTGGTCCATGATCTGCCCCCGCGCGCCGAGCACCTGGACGTCGGTGCGGGCGGGGCGGACCAGGTCGTGCCCGGGACGGGAGGAGAAGTCGCCGGGAACCATGTCGTGCTGCCGTACCTCGTCCTGGACGTCCCGGACGACCTGCGTGAACACCGACTGCTGGTCGACGCGGACGAGCCGCGCGGCGGAGTTGTACGACAGGATGCCGACGAGGATCGTGACGGCGGCGGTGACGGCCGCGAAGGAGACCGCGAACGTGGTGCGCAGGGAGACCAGCTTCGGCCGGGGCCGGGTCGGCAGCCGCCAGCGGCGTCCCACCTAGTCCTCCCGGAGCACGTAACCCACGCCGCGCACGGTGTGGATCAGCGGGGGTGCGCCGGGCTCGTCCAGTTTGCGGCGCAGGTAGCCGACGTACACGGCGAGGTTCTTGGAGCCGGGCCCGAAGTCGTACCCCCAGATCCGGTCGTAGATCGTGGAGTGGTCGAGCACGATGCCCGCGTTGCGCACCAGCAGTTCCAGCAGCTCGAACTCGGTGCGGGTCAGTTCCAGCTCGCGCCGGCCGCGCCAGGCCCGGCGGGCCTGGAGGTCCATGCGGAGACCGGCGGCCTCCAGCAGCCGGCCGGAGGAGCCGGACGCCTCCCGTCCGACACCGTCCCGTACGACGCCTTCGCGTACGGCACTTTCGCGTACGGCCCCTTCGCGTGCGATGCCTTCACGCGCGGTGCCGTCGGGGGTGGCGTCGGCGGTGGGCACGGGGCTGGTGCGGCGCAGCAGCGCGCGGAGCCGGGCGAAGACCTCCTCCACGTCGAACGGCTTGACCACGTAGTCGTCGGCGCCGGCGTCCAGACCGGCGATGCGGTCGGCGGTCTCCACGAGGGCGGTGAGCATGAGGATGGGGGTGCGGTTGCCCTCGGTGCGCAGCACGCGGCAGACCTGGAGGCCGTCGATCCCGGGCATCATCACGTCGAGGACGAGGACGTCCGGCGGGTTCCGGTGGGCCTGGGCCAGCGCTTCCACGCCGTCGGCGACCGCCGTCACCTCGTACCCCTCCAGGGTCAGGGCCCGCTCCAGGGCGTGGCGGATGGCGCGGTCGTCTTCGGCGAGCAGCACAGTCGGGGGCACGCCCCCAGTCTGCCAAGGCCGCCGCCGGTTCAGCCGGGGGCGGCGGCCCCACGATCACCCTTTTTACCGGCCTCTCACCGTCACAGCCGTCACCGGATTCCCGGCATCACGGCCGTCACCGGGCTCCCGGAGTGACAGTGGCCGTCCCCCGTCAGGCGCTGAGCCGGGCAAGCTGGTCGGCGAAGGGGACGACCTGGAAGCCGGCCGCGTCCGTCTCCCCGGCCTCGTCCCGCCGGGACCCCGCCGGCTTCCGCCCGGACCCCGCGGACAGGCCCGTCATCAGCACCCCCAGTTCCCCCGCGGCCCGCTCGATCCGCTCGGGCAGGCCCTCGGCCCCCCAGTCCTCCGAGGCCGCGTACACGCCGGTCGGTACGACCACGGCCCGCAGGTAGGCGAACAACGGCCGCAGCGCGTGGTCCAGCACCAGCGAGTGCCGGGCCGTACCGCCGGTCGCGCCGATCAGCACGGGCTTGCCGCCCAGCGCGTCCTTGTCCAGCACGTCGAAGAACGACTTGAACAGTCCGCTGTACGAGGCGCTGAACACCGGGGTCACGACGATCAGCCCGTCGGCCGCCGCCACCGCGTCCTGGGCGGCGGCGAGCCCCTTCCCGGCGAACCCGTTGGTGAAGGCGTGCGCGATCTCGACCGCGAGGTCCCGCAGCTCGACCACCTCGATGTCCGCCGGCGTGTGCCGGTCCACCGCGGCGGCCAGCCGGTCGGCCAGCAGCCGGGTGGACGACGGCACGCTCAGTCCCGCGGAGACGACGACGAGCTTCATACGGTGGCCGCCTCCTTCGTGGCGAGCAGGGACTGGTGGGTCGGCGCCTCCGGCACGTCCGACGGGCGGCCCTTGGCGAACTCCTCGCGCAGCACCGGTACGACCTCCTCGCCGAGCATGTCGAGCTGCTCCAGCACGGTCTTCAGGGGCAGCCCGGCGTGGTCCATGAGGAAAAGCTGGCGCTGGTAGTCACCGGCGTACTCGCGGAACGCCAGGGTCTTCTCGATCACCTGCTGCGGCGAGCCCACGGTCAGCGGGGTCTGCTCGGTGAAGTCCTCCAGTGAGGGCCCGTGGCCGTACACGGGCGCGTTGTCGAAGTACGGCCGGAACTCCCGCACCGCGTCCTGGGAGTTGCGCCGCATGAACACCTGGCCGCCGAGGCCGACGATCGCCTGCTCCGGGGTGCCGTGCCCGTAGTGGGCGTAGCGGGTCCGGTAGAACTCGACCATCCGCCTGGTGTGGTCGGCGGGCCAGAAGATGTTGTTGTGGAAGAAGCCGTCCCCGTAGTAGGCGGCCTGCTCGGCGATCTCCGGGGAGCGGATGGAGCCGTGCCAGACGAACGGCGCGACGCCGTCCAGCGGGCGGGGCGTCGAGGTGAACCCCTGGAGCGGCGTGCGGAACTTGCCCTCCCAGTCGACGACGTCCTCGTGCCACAGCCGGCGCAGCAGGGCGTAGTTCTCGATGGCGAGGTCGATGCCGTCCCGGATGTCCTTGCCGAACCACGGGTACACCGGCCCGGTGTTGCCGCGGCCCGTCATCAGGTCGACGCGCCCGTCGGCCAGGTGCTGGAGCATCGCGAAATCCTCCGCGATCTTCACCGGGTCGTTGGTCGTGATGAGGGTGGTGGAGGTGGAGAGGACGAGCCGCTCCGTCCGCGCGGCTACGTAGCCGAGCATGGTCGTCGGGGACGACGGCACGAACGGCGGGTTGTGGTGCTCGCCGGTCGCGAAGACGTCGAGCCCGACCTCCTCGGCCTTCAGCGCGATGGCGACCATGGCCTTGATCCGCTCGCGCTCGGTCGGGGTCCGGCCCGTGGTGGGGTCCGGCGTGACGTCGCCGACCGTGAAGATCCCGAACTGCATGGTCGCTCACCCTCCATCTTGTTGATTATTCAACTATACCCGCCCAACGGTCCCCCACCCCCGGTTATTCCGGCCCGGGACGCCCGCCCGGAGGGACGGGCGCGGACCCGCTCCGACGAGGCCGGCGCGGCCCACGGACCCGACGGCGAGGAGAGCGCCGCCCGGCCCGGCGGCTCAGAAGGCGTACGAGTCCCCCGTGGCCAGCACCAGCACCGTCGAGCGGTCGTTCGACGGGTTCGCGTCCACCGCGCTCCCGATCCAGACGGTGTCGATGTCCAGCGTCACCTCCCCCGGCAGCTCCACGAGCCGTACCGGCACGTGCAGTTGCTCCCCCGTGGCTTCGGCGGCCAGCGCCCCGGTCGCACACAGCACGGTCCGCTCGTCCGCACGCAGGCACCCGGCGGGCGGCTCCTGCCGGCCGGCCAGCGGCACCGACCAGCGCAGCCGGACGGTGGCGTCCGTGACGGCGCCGGGCCCCTCGTTGCGCGGGGTCAGCAGCAGATCCACCCGGTCCGCGTCCAGTACCGCGCTCCCGTGCAGAGCGAGGTCGGCCTCCGGCGCGGGAGCGGCCGACGACGGGGCGAGGACCACCGCCGTCCCCGGCGCGGCCACCACCGACCCAGGCGCGGCCACCGCCGTCCCCGGGGCCAGGACGGCACCGGTACACATCCCGGCCAGCACCCACGTCCGCACCCGCACGGACAGCACCCACGTCCGCATCCGCACGGCCCCTCACCACTTCCCGCTCGCGCCCGGTCCGCCGTACGGATGTATGCCACGCGCGCCGGCCAGGCGCCCTCCAACAGGTGACACGGCTCCGACACGGCTCCCACAGGTGACACGGCCACGGCGTGGCAAGCTGCCCGCATGCCCGTCCTCCGCTCCGCCGCCCTGTTCGCCGTCGCCGCGCTGCTCGAGATCGGCGGCGCCTGGCTGGTCTGGCAGGGGCTGCGGGAACACCGCGGCCGGCTGTGGATCACCGGCGGTGTGCTCGCCCTCGGGGCGTACGGCTTCGTCGCCGCCTTCCAGCCCGACGCCCACTTCGGCCGCGTCCTCGCCGCCTACGGCGGGATCTTCGTGGCCGGCTCGCTGCTGTGGGGCGTCGTCGCGGACGGCTACCGCCCCGACCGCTGGGACATCACCGGGGCCCTGATCTGCCTCGCCGGGACCGCGGTCATCATGTGGGCGCCCCGGAACGGCGGCTGAGACCTCACTTACGCTGGACGCGACCGACCCCGACGCAGTCCCAGGAGCAGCCATGGCCCCCGCCGCCCCGTCCGCCGCCTCCCGCATCGCCGTCGTCACCGGTGCGAGCAGCGGGATCGGCGCCGCCACCGCCCGACAGCTCGCCGCGGCCGGTTACCGCGTCGTCCTCACCGCCCGCCGCAAGGACCGGATCGAGGCGCTGGCCGAGGAACTGACGGCGGCGGGCCACTCGGCGGTGGCGTACCAGCTCGACGTCACGGACCGTGAGGCCGTGGACGAGTTCGCCACGGCGTTCCGGTCGATCGGCGTCCTCGTCAACAACGCG contains:
- a CDS encoding patatin-like phospholipase family protein, which codes for MHSLDSALVLGPGGHVGTAWMVGLAHGLRGLGVDLGAADLVVGTSAGAIVGGALATGQDLAHFADPVGSSGDGPRPPQADPQRMGEVFAVLGAGLPPEEARRRVGRIALDAADPEAERALVAVRRRLVGTDAWPTEPRLLIPAVEAGSGEPVVWDRDSGVPLAAAVAASSSFPGAAPPVSIGGRHYIDGALRAGTNVDLAAGARTLVVVEPMARQAPVQEALAALGAETVVSLFPDEASAATLGTDPSDPSAWVPAFRAGRLQAAAARKQLADSWAPARGESLA
- a CDS encoding M55 family metallopeptidase — protein: MLIYLSADMEGITGLVDADDVQPGGRDYERGRSMMAEDVNAAVRGALAAGAAGILVNDAHGPMRNLLPEALHPAVRLVRGRPKRLGMLEGLTGEYDAALCVGYHSRAGAPGVLSHSFMGHEIEDMWLDGRPVGEIGLAHATAAALGVPVVALTGDDAACAEMTEWDASVATVPVKYARDRFAAELRPEAEARKAIEETVARALTAAPPRPEPSTAEVTLTVRWQSASVAATLLGIPGVTADDARTVRATDRLPALYRQFGVWMRVAASLTNQPPYC
- a CDS encoding sensor histidine kinase, translating into MGRRWRLPTRPRPKLVSLRTTFAVSFAAVTAAVTILVGILSYNSAARLVRVDQQSVFTQVVRDVQDEVRQHDMVPGDFSSRPGHDLVRPARTDVQVLGARGQIMDHGNPVLPVTSRDRAMALARTAGRVVQHKDVRVDEDLFRIATVSLGDGRGAVQVAQEFSDTEDLLRALQQRTLILMAAVVVAAGLFGWWLARRITRRLVILTSAAEDVARTRQLGIQVPVAGLDEVGRLGRAFDRMLGRLAQSEEDQRRLVQDAGHELRTPLTSLRTNISLLRRIDELPPDAREELVADLGQEARELTDLVNELVDLAAGQSDGEPPQRVDLADLAEDVVGLARRRTGRDIVLRTSGDTTTDGRPGMLQRAISNLVENAAKFDRDGRAPIEVAVTGPARPGAVRVEVRDRGPGIAEGDLVRIFDRFYRAADARSLPGSGLGLSIVREVATAHGGAPFAFRREGGGAVIGFTAGGGLTRSGGGGGGGG
- a CDS encoding ABATE domain-containing protein, with protein sequence MPPAPGAAHHPALDLANTEVALPGGQSVDFLATPAAARRWLVDRDLAPADADLRETCASRLRALRAQIRALLTAHAADAPAPRAALDALNEALTRAPAASLLHWSPERGLYRVAAHPTTQIVEHALAALAADAADLLTGPDAERLTACGSAPCDRYLLRHGRRHWCSTRCGDRARAARAYARRTAGSNTHTARTTQA
- a CDS encoding MFS transporter, whose protein sequence is MSVAVTPSAGTPTALTPRLRLVLVLLLAAQFMLAVDFSILNVALPVIGAGLGFPLAHLQWIGTSFALCAAGFTLLFGRVADLFGRRRIFLGGLVVLAAASLAGGLAQSPGMLIAARVCQGLATAAVTPAGLSLLTTSFPQGPLREKALGLNGALMSAGFTTGAILGGLLTDLLSWRWSFFVNVPVALAVLLVAPAVIAESRPEERPKLDVPGAVTVTFGLLAVVLGLTQAGEHGWGAPATLVPLAAGAVLLPAFLAVERRVPAPLVPLDVLGKRSVAWGNVVGLVAFLTETSLVFLLTLYLQEVLGFSPSAAGLSFGVLGAGTVVGGSVAPRLIGRFGAPRAILAGGLVQALFTAALLGLGTGRSSLWLLLAATFAGGVGNMLVIVGFMVTATSGLADHEQGLATGLTTMTQQIGITMGTPVMSAVATAAVSGTGAVAVLGGLRTAIAVNAAVVLLGTLTGGLFLRRGTR
- a CDS encoding MBL fold metallo-hydrolase gives rise to the protein MRIPVQVLGGPTVLIGYGGLRFLTDPTFDDPGDYPAPSGRVLTKTAPPRTPLAELGPVDIVLLSHDQHADNLDHSGRALLAAVPRTFTTPAAAGRLGGRTEPLTPWQSVELPRPDGGALTVTAAPALHGPEGSEPIVGEVTGFLLTAADLPTVYVSGDNASLDLVKEIAVRYGPVDTAVLFAGAPRLPVLDNALLVLDGKGTATAAQLLRARRVVAAHCDSWAHFTEGREDVVRAFEEAGLADVLQPA